From one Colletotrichum destructivum chromosome 3, complete sequence genomic stretch:
- a CDS encoding Putative tetratricopeptide-like helical domain superfamily yields MSLNENELSQLRESLQDAVVKCSERCLYSSAKWAAELLNAIPEPSADATDGDSRYVPTVLTPNADPEEALLEAREINKYLLAKAFFDTREFDRCAAVFLPDSVLSSVLSSNPEGVSGSSKGKGKAKGGEAETTRAAGSSTELPRLSQKSLFLALYAKFMSGEKRKDEDSEMVMGPQDLGNVINKQLNTVSRFLSNWFDERTTDDGEVLGSQGWLEYLYGMVLAKEKNEDRAMDYFVRSVHLYPMNWGCWLEMTQLISRVDDLGRIAEHLPQNIVSFIWHLYTSLELYQATPELANSLDSLMGIFPDSSFLLTCNAMLTYHSKDLVAAEQHFSRLLSLHPHRLDSLDHYSNILYVMNLRPKLAFLAHLCSSIDKFRPESCVVVGNYYSLLSMHEKAVHYFRRALTLDRTCLSAWTLMGHEYVEMKNTHAAIESYRRAVDANRRDYRAWYGLGQAYEMLEMHTYSLWYYKKAAGLRPWDGKMWLAVGSCLQKMGRDQDGIKALKRALLAEAYYDTGNSFGSGGDFLSSRGATGHLDPELLFQIASMYDHLGDEEEAKAYMELCLAQEGGESTADNALNESIAIHNDSPGASDDEGNGDGLKEGANEGTGVTASTSKARMWLAKHAMRTADYATANRLGTELTQDGFEVEEAKALVREARVRIRNAEPGLTP; encoded by the exons ATGTCGCTCAATGAGAATGAGCTGTCGCAGCTCCGCGAGTCGCTCCAGGATGCTGTCGTGAAGTGTTCCGAGCGGTGTCTCTACTCGTCCGCGAAATG GGCGGCAGAGCTCCTCAACGCGATCCCCGAACCATCCGCAGATGCTACCGATGGCGATTCCCGATATGTCCCGACCGTCCTCACACCCAACGCCGATCCCGAAGAGGCCCTCCTTGAGGCTAGGGAGATCAACAAGTACCTGCTGGCGAAAGCCTTCTTCGACACGAGGGAGTTTGaccgctgcgccgccgtctttTTGCCCGATTCCGTTCTGTCCAGTGTTTTGAGTTCCAACCCGGAAGGGGTTTCAGGGTCATccaagggaaagggaaaggcgaaagggggggaggccgagacgacgagggccgcgggcagcagcaccgaACTGCCCCGGCTCAGCCAGAAAAGCTTGTTCCTGGCCTTATACGCCAAGTTTATGTCCGGGGAGAAGCGCAAGGACGAGGATTCCGAGATGGTGATGGGGCCGCAGGACCTCGGGAACGTCATCAACAAGCAGCTGAACACCGTCAGCCGGTTCCTCAGCAACTGGTTCGACGAGCGCACGACGGACGATGGAGAGGTCCTCGGTAGCCAGGGATGGTTGGAATACCT TTACGGCATGGTCCTCGCAAAGGAGAAGAACGAGGACAGGGCGATGGACTACTTCGTGCGAAGCGTCCACTTGTATCCGATGAATTGGGGCTGTTGGCTAGAAATGACCCAGCTTATTTCTCGCGTGGACGAT CTGGGTCGCATAGCAGAACATCTCCCCCAAAACATCGTCTCCTTTATCTGGCATCTCTACACATCACTCGAACTCTACCAAGCGACACCGGAACTTGCCAACTCATTGGACTCGCTGATGGGCATATTTCCAGACTCGTCGTTTCTTCTCACGTGCAACGCCATGCTGACATACCACTCGAAAGATCTTGTCGCTGCCGAACAACATTTCAGTCGGTTGCTGTCGCTACACCCTCACAGGCTTGACTCGCTGGACCATTACTCCAACATCCTCTACGTCATGAACCTGAGGCCGAAGCTCGCATTCCTCGCGCACCTGTGCTCGAGCATCGACAAGTTCCGGCCTGAATCCTGCGTCGTGGTGGGCAACTACTACTCCCTCCTGTCCATGCACGAGAAGGCGGTGCACTACTTCCGTCGAGCCCTGACTCTTGACCGGACCTGCCTCTCGGCATGGACGCTCATGGGCCACGAGTACGTGGAAATGAAGAACACTCATGCGGCAATCGAATCGTACCGCCGCGCAGTCGATGCCAACCGCCGTGACTATCGGGCATGGtacggcctcggccaagcGTATGAAATGCTGGAGATGCACACCTACAGTCTCTGGTACTACAAGAAGGCAGCTGGCCTGAGGCCCTGGGACGGCAAGATGTGGCTGGCTGTCGGTTCGTGTTTGCAAAAGATGGGCCGCGACCAGGACGGCATCAAAGCGCTGAAGAGGGCCTTGTTAGCTGAAGCATACTACGACACTGGGAACAGCTTCGGGAGCGGGGGAGACTTCCTCAGCAGCCGCGGCGCCACAGGTCACCTAGACCCGGAGCTGCTCTTCCAGATCGCCAGCATGTACGaccacctcggcgacgaggaagaggcaaaGGCCTACATGGAGCTCTGTCTCGcgcaagaagggggggaatCAACCGCCGACAACGCGTTGAACGAATCGATCGCGATACACAACGACTCCCCCGGCGCATCGGACGATGAGGGTAACGGAGACGGCCTGAAGGAGGGCGCAAACGAAGGCACCGGCGTGACTGCGTCGACAAGCAAGGCACGCATGTGGCTCGCGAAGCATGCCATGCGGACAGCGGACTATGCGACGGCGAATCGGCTGGGAACGGAGCTGACGCAGGACGgcttcgaggtcgaggaggccaaggctcTCGTGAGGGAGGCCAGAGTTCGCATTAGGAATGCGGAACCAGGCCTCACTCCGTGA
- a CDS encoding Putative polyprenyl synthetase, isoprenoid synthase domain superfamily, translating into MAKKTTLAEFESVFPKLEEVLLEHAQKYKLPKEELAWYKKSLEINTLGGKCNRGMSVPDSVSLLLDKPLNEEEYFQAATLGWMTELLQAFFLVSDDIMDSSITRRGKPCWYRHEGVGMVAINDAFLLEAAIYTLLRKFFREHASYVDLLELFHEVTFQTELGQLCDLLTAPEEQVNLDNFSMEKYRFIVVYKTAYYSFYLPVALALHCLNIATPKNLKQAEDILIPLGEYFQIQDDYLDNFGLPEHIGKIGTDIMDNKCSWLVNQALQIATPEQRKILEDNYGQKDKTKEAVIKKLFDDMKLKERYHEFEEKRANEIKVMIDNIDESEGLKKGIFEAFLAKIYKRSK; encoded by the exons atggccaagaagacgaCCCTCGCCGAGTTCGAGTCGGTATTCCCTaagctcgaggaggtcctcctcgagcaCGCGCAAAAGTACAAGCTTCccaaggaggagctggcaTGGTACAAGAAG AGTCTCGAGATCAACACCCTCGGCGGAAAATGCAACCGCGGCATGTCGGTCCCCGACTCGGTCTCCCTGCTGCTCGACAAGCCCCTCAACGAGGAGGAGTATTTCCAGGCGGCGACGCTTGGCTGGATGACGGAGCTCCTACAGGCCTTTTTCCTCGTTTCGGACGATATCATGGACAGCAGCATCACGCGCCGCGGCAAGCCCTGCTGGTACCGGCACGAAGGCGTCGGCATGGTCGCCATCAACGACGCCTTCttgctcgaggccgccatctACACGCTGCTGCGCAAGTTCTTCCGCGAGCACGCTAGCTacgtcgacctgctcgagctTTTCCACGAGGTCACCTTCCAGACCGAGCTGGGCCAGCTCTGCGACCTTCTGACGGCCCCCGAGGAGCAGGTCAACCTCGACAACTTCAGCATGGAGAAGTACCGCTTCATTGTCGTCTACAAGACGGCCTACTACTCCTTCTACCTgcccgtcgccctcgccctccactGCCTCAACATCGCCACCCCCAAGAACctcaagcaggccgaggacatCCTCATCCCCCTCGGTGAGTACTTCCAGATTCAGGACGACTACCTCGACAACTTCGGCCTGCCCGAGCACATTGGCAAGATCGGCACCGATATCATGGACAACAAGTGCAGCTGGCTCGTCAACCAGGCCCTGCAGATCGCCACCCCCGAGCAGCGCAAGATACTCGAGGACAACTACGGCCAGAAGgacaagaccaaggaggCCGTCATCAAGAAGCTCTTTGACGACATGAAGCTCAAGGAGCGCTACCACGAGttcgaggagaagcgcgccaaCGAAATCAAGGTCATGATTGACAACATTGACGAGAGCGAGGGTCTCAAGAAGGGTAtctttgaggccttcctcgccAAGATCTACAAGCGCAGCAAGTAG
- a CDS encoding Putative PH-like domain superfamily, Ubiquitin-like domain superfamily, which yields MEGFPRLSRTISAGPGPPKSPAPHPPRRVHSVTAGRMTRYRSLREHKSVLDFGRDWRDWEVDIFQDDETVSNATTETGTATSIGACIGIAVDEEAIFDEVQPTQRQQTPASLRRRRTAPLLASSASTPQTSSGAPQLTLQWQWHDLLDENNDNRDNSSSNKKNNKFAVDQGSPISRASTGYGLASVAGRGGRRRRGGVPTPPPQSPVRFSYPNRRRPKTAPNAADGPLHGGSSPPYYFSSSPSSSASPSRASANANTANADTAAAAAGGGGHGPRPPSEPGSLFSLARSSSGSRFPAPGVSSTQTPLYALGPGPSVPSAGSALLQHAAEASAADAAPRAKLRAPDALAPARGTAPTPTPPPPPLEPPPPPPIPPLPLGLPPPVPTQARDRLLFPLPSPHLRPRSHNPALLSSHSSCADLELSARADHTRSQIITKLALQPVLDKDLIRTAQWEHHIARKEEQHQHQQAEEEEEYRRRRGQEQEHTARWAEEVSRLEAETDRILAEQKAKDLARLQAQLDAIPDAPPRVRSPIVDKFAFFLRKGRRSDPATLTKAPSAYFRPLTLDCRPVSEMDPSRFIQAGGGGIVPRTDAPASASNAGERRVTIRCLQSSISLPVTPDTTPSEILYSAANLMTHNINPQTSVVHECYFAFGLDRRLRRYERVRDVLNSWDRDTQHCLLIIPGDSVDTNPDLNLEGVPRTIDPPPGFANFALYHSQRPGKWNKRYITLMESGQVFSSKKKDAKLSDKDAVSLCHLSDFDIYVATEKDIIKTIKPPKKNWVAVKSQQKHSVFQNTENFIHFFATDDTRLAEDFRKTIHGWRSWYLVNKKVDLTKKSKSHHGGADKAVSRAGTLSRSGTVHRTRASIDETPYTIGTFSPLLDMDKFDKPVEDFGKDSDRHAARQVEQLSTSRHTHKVVSRSRTTPNLSQPAAKKLIDPFARDQEFRSGGLLGHGYEGRKQQAEKAAAEEQHQSPDNPFTGGQSLLSQVPEPDRQLPERRGTVRSSRSTAIDPTPMPRSRSRPVAARPTASSRPKTSDGGSSSSGRREMPQPLVDLTPKVPDLPAAWRDAQGRGVKAPSGKPLIDMATGWDQPDANLGPQLQTVTRMGTSKAYPPQRMASQSAASRPRSRSTAGGGAALRRAVSNEQPTMPSVPRRSSRRDDEDLPLINFVERDRGRDAVPRVPQGLGRSGTVRY from the exons ATGGAAGGGTTTCCGCGTCTAAGTCGGACCATCTCGGCAGGCCCAGGGCCACCTAAATCTCCTGCGCCGCATCCACCTCGACGGGTCCACAGCGTCACCGCCGGAAGAATGACGCGGTACAGGAGCCTACGGGAGCATAAAAGTGTTCTTGACTTTGGGCGCGACTGGCGGGACTGGGAAGTGGACATTTTCCAGGATGACGAGACGGTGTCGAATGCCACGACGGAAACGGGAACGGCGACAAGCATTGGCGCCTGCATCGGCattgccgtcgacgaagaggcgATATTTGATGAGGTGCAACCTACGCAACGGCAGCAAACACCGGCTTCGTTGAGGAGACGACGCACTGCGCCGTTGCTGGCatcatctgcatcgacaCCGCAAACATCATCGGGGGCACCGCAATTGACGCTGCAATGGCAATGGCACGACCTGCTGGATGAGAATAACGACAACAGggacaacagcagcagcaataAGAAGAATAACAAGTTCGCTGTCGACCAAGGATCCCCCATCAGCCGCGCCAGTACTGGCTACGGTCTTGCTAGTGtagctggacgaggaggaagaagaagaagaggaggtgtcccgacgccgcccccccAATCCCCTGTACGGTTCAGCTACCCCAACCGACGACGGCCAAAGACGGCCCCCAACGCAGCCGACGGCCCCTTGCATGGAGGGTCTTCACCCCCTTattatttttcttcttcgccttcctcctccgcatCTCCGTCCCGGGCCAGTGCCAATGCAAACACTGCAAATGCAgacacagcagcagcagcagcaggcggtGGTGGTCACGGCCCCAGACCCCCCAGCGAACCAGGTTCCCTTTTCTCCTTAGCGCGCTCCTCTTCCGGGTCCAGGTTCCCAGCCCCAGGGGTTTCCTCCACTCAGACCCCTTTGTACGCTCTTGGCCCCGGTCCGTCTGTTCCATCTGCAGGATCAGCGTTATTACAACACGCCGCTGAAGCGTCAGCTGCTGATGCGGCGCCGAGAGCGAAACTGCGTGCACCCGATGCACTCGCGCCGGCTCGGGGAACcgcaccaacaccaacaccaccaccaccaccactcgaaccaccaccgccgccaccgatACCACCACTCCCTCTTGGGTTACCACCGCCTGTACCGACCCAAGCACGCGACCGACTCCTCTTCCCGCTCCCCAGCCCTCATCTGCGGCCTCGCTCCCACAACCCGGCCCTGCTCTCTTCCCACTCGTCATGCGCCGACCTTGAGCTCTCTGCCAGAGCCGACCACACTCGTTCCCAAATCATCACCAAGCTTGCCCTCCAGCCtgtcctcgacaaggacctCATCCGCACCGCTCAGTGGGAACATCACATCGCCCGGAAGGAGgaacagcaccagcaccaacaggccgaggaagaggaagagtACCGCCGTCGCAGGGggcaggaacaggaacacACCGCCCGCTGGGCCGAAGAGGTTTCCCGTCTTGAAGCAGAGACCGATCGCATCTTAGCCGAGCAAAAAGCAAAAGATCTCGCTCGACTCCAGGCTCAATTGGATGCCATCCCCGACGCCCCGCCCCGAGTTCGAAGTCCTATAGTCGACAAGTTCGCCTTCTTTCTCAGAAAAGGTCGCAGGTCCGACCCTGCCACTCTCACCAAGGCCCCTTCTGCATACTTTCGGCCCCTCACCCTCGACTGTAGGCCCGTGAGCGAGATGGACCCCTCGCGCTTCAtccaagccggcggcggcggcatagTTCCCCGGACCGAcgccccggcctcggccagcaaTGCTGGTGAACGC CGAGTGACGATTCGCTGCCTGCAGTCGTCCATCAGTTTGCCTGTGACGCCCGATACGACCCCCAGTGAGATACTGTACTCGGCCGCCAACCTCATGACCCACAACATCAACCCGCAAACCAGCGTAGTGCACGAGTGCTACTTCGCCTTCGGTCTGGACCGCCGGTTGAGACGCTACGAGCGCGTGAGGGACGTCTTGAATTCCTGGGACCGCGACACCCAGCATTGCCTACTTATCATCCCAGGTGACTCTGTAGACACGAACCCCGACCTGAACCTCGAAGGTGTGCCTCGCACCATTGATCCGCCCCCAGGTTTCGCCAATTTCGCGCTGTACCACAGTCAGCGACCTGGGAAATGGAACAAGCGCTACATCACACTGATGGAGAGCGGTCAGGTATTTTCTTCCAAAAAGAAGGACGCCAAGCTGTCGGACAAGGACGCCGTCTCGCTGTGCCATCTGTCCGACTTTGACATATATGTGGCCACCGAGAAGGACATAATAAAAACCATCAAGCCACCAAAGAAGAACTGGGTTGCGGTCAAGAGCCAGCAGAAGCATAGCGTTTTCCAGAACACCGAAAATTTCATCCACTTCTTTGCCACGGATGACACCAGGCTCGCCGAAGACTTCCGGAAGACCATTCACGGGTGGCGCAGCTGGTACTTGGTCAACAAGAAAGTCGATCTGACCAAGAAGTCAAAGTCTcaccacggcggcgccgacaaggccgtctCGAGAGCCGGCACTCTTTCCAGAAGCGGGACCGTGCACCGAACCAGGGCCTCTATCGACGAGACACCTTACACGATCGGGACGTTCTCCCCGCTACTCGATATGGACAAGTTCGACAAGCCGGTGGAGGATTTTGGCAAAGACTCGGACAGACATGCGGCGCGACAAGTGGAGCAGCTCTCCACGTCCAGACACACCCACAAGGTTGTCTCGCGATCAAGGACTACCCCCAATCTATCTCAACCCGCGGCGAAGAAGCTTATCGACCCCTTCGCTAGGGACCAGGAGTTCAGGTCCGGTGGTCTGCTCGGCCACGGCTACGAGGGACGCAAACAACAGGcagagaaggccgccgccgaagaacAGCACCAGTCGCCCGACAATCCCTTTACAGGGGGGCAGTCGCTTCTGAGCCAGGTTCCGGAGCCTGACAGGCAGTTGCCGGAGAGAAGAGGTACAGTGCGGTCATCTCGATCCACGGCAATAGACCCGACACCTATGCCGCGGAGCCGATCGCGGCCCGTAGCGGCCCGTccgaccgcctcgtcccGTCCGAAAACATCCGACGgcgggtcgtcgtcgtcggggaggcGAGAGATGCCGCAGCCTCTGGTTGACCTGACGCCTAAGGTACCCGATCTGCCTGCCGCCTGGCGAGACGCCCAGGGCCGCGGCGTCAAAGCGCCCAGCGGCAAGCCTCTGATCGACATGGCGACGGGATGGGACCAGCCAGACGCAAATCTGGGACCCCAGCTGCAGACCGTCACACGCATGGGCACATCGAAGGCCTATCCTCCCCAGCGCATGGCTTCTCAGTCCGCGGCTtcgcggccgagaagccgctccacggcgggcggcggcgccgcccttcGTCGCGCCGTTTCCAATGAGCAGCCCACCATGCCATCGGTGCCGAGACGGTcgtcgagacgagacgacgaagactTGCCGTTGATCAACTTTGTGGAGCGTGACAGAGGCCGTGATGCAGTGCCTCGCGTACCACAAGGTCTTGGGCGGAGCGGCACCGTCAGGTACTGA